From the genome of Geoglobus ahangari, one region includes:
- a CDS encoding V-type ATP synthase subunit C, translating into MISKIIRKTKISEWAYIVARVRVMKRKLIPKEEYAKLLNMDLNEIIRYLEETEYKKEIDELAYKYSGMDLIDHALSLNLSRTYTKLINISKGLPRELIVLYLRKWDFWNIKNIIRGKMFGFSNEEIEATLVPAGELDEEFLKSLLARDTVDEIVDAFKGKPFHAILEKLLHGAKLSEVEDELDKFYYTSIASLSAESLDTKYFIDFIRMEIDIVNIKTIIRLKREGVPADEIMSRIVPYGYQLTEDEARKLAAMDLEELYKALENYWFIDDLREAIATHLMSKVENALMGVWAQRTIRKSNYYPLSVLPVLAYMLLKRIEVDNLRLIARGKASGMDVEEIKEQLVIV; encoded by the coding sequence ATGATCTCCAAGATAATTAGGAAGACAAAGATCTCCGAGTGGGCGTACATAGTCGCCAGAGTACGAGTGATGAAGAGAAAGCTCATCCCGAAGGAGGAGTACGCGAAGCTCCTCAACATGGACCTCAACGAGATAATCAGGTACCTCGAGGAGACAGAGTACAAGAAGGAGATTGATGAGCTCGCGTACAAGTACTCGGGGATGGACCTCATAGATCACGCCCTCTCCCTGAACCTCTCGAGAACCTACACGAAGCTGATAAACATATCCAAGGGCCTTCCGAGGGAGCTCATAGTCCTCTACCTCAGGAAGTGGGACTTCTGGAACATCAAGAACATAATCAGGGGCAAGATGTTCGGGTTCAGCAACGAGGAGATCGAGGCGACGCTCGTTCCTGCCGGAGAGCTGGACGAGGAGTTCCTGAAGTCCCTGCTTGCAAGGGACACCGTTGATGAGATCGTCGATGCCTTTAAGGGCAAGCCCTTCCATGCGATCCTCGAGAAGCTTCTCCACGGGGCAAAGCTCTCCGAGGTTGAGGACGAGCTTGACAAGTTCTACTACACCTCCATAGCCAGCCTGTCCGCTGAAAGCCTTGACACGAAGTACTTCATCGACTTCATAAGGATGGAGATCGACATAGTGAACATAAAGACGATCATAAGGCTCAAGAGGGAGGGCGTGCCGGCGGACGAGATAATGTCGAGGATCGTGCCGTACGGCTACCAGCTAACCGAGGACGAGGCGAGAAAACTTGCTGCGATGGACCTCGAGGAGCTGTACAAGGCGCTCGAGAACTACTGGTTCATCGACGATCTCAGGGAAGCCATCGCCACCCACCTGATGTCAAAGGTTGAGAACGCCCTCATGGGAGTCTGGGCTCAGAGAACCATAAGGAAGTCCAACTACTACCCGCTCTCGGTTCTGCCGGTTCTCGCGTACATGCTCCTCAAGAGGATTGAGGTGGACAACCTGAGGCTCATCGCAAGGGGCAAGGCGAGCGGAATGGATGTTGAGGAGATTAAGGAGCAGCTGGTGATAGTATGA
- a CDS encoding V-type ATP synthase subunit F, whose translation MKRLAVIGDPDFNLGFRLAGVRDIFDVTSDDELISVVEKVLESDEIGVAVIKYEFLKKLPLALKRAVDESVEPTFVAVGEEGGVEEIREKIRKAIGVDLWK comes from the coding sequence ATGAAGAGGCTGGCTGTGATTGGCGACCCGGACTTCAACCTCGGCTTCAGGCTGGCCGGGGTCAGGGACATATTCGACGTTACGAGCGACGATGAGCTGATCAGCGTGGTTGAGAAGGTTCTCGAGAGTGACGAGATCGGTGTTGCGGTCATCAAGTATGAATTTTTGAAGAAGCTCCCCCTCGCCCTGAAGAGGGCGGTTGACGAGAGCGTGGAGCCAACGTTCGTTGCCGTGGGCGAGGAGGGTGGAGTTGAGGAGATTAGAGAAAAGATAAGAAAGGCGATAGGTGTTGACTTATGGAAGTGA